A genomic window from Synechococcus sp. CBW1107 includes:
- a CDS encoding MFS transporter, translating into MIRLVGSFGAGGILYLTPVVFHQAQFSALAVGQGLAAAALAGTLGRLLSGWWLDRGLSTTRPVLLAALISVLADSRLFTAETFPAFVLGQVLLGTAMGIYWPAIELAVPLSAPPLPTSRGYALVRTGDALGVALGVLLGALMAGSRHLRGIYLVDIVCMTVVISLLLRSPLPLAAPTGDQDRRLPWHQWVKPLLPLLGVTLLATGMVSLLQSALPLDLVRGGLERAPLSESLGALLLGLQLSLLLLFQWPLGRWLGERPVSFGLGWSLLGFAFGSLLLALSALGWQSLSLLVLAQVPLAAAAAAFLPTASEAVIEVTPVSHQGMALALFSQCFAISSFVAPLVGGWLLESQRHGAGLWLLMTLLSLLGLLLVGQLNRFHPHPGQRRTRPQP; encoded by the coding sequence GTGATCCGCCTGGTGGGCAGCTTCGGGGCCGGGGGAATCCTCTACCTCACCCCGGTGGTGTTCCACCAGGCTCAGTTCTCGGCCCTGGCAGTGGGCCAGGGCCTGGCCGCCGCGGCACTGGCCGGCACCCTGGGGCGGCTGCTGAGCGGCTGGTGGCTCGACCGTGGCCTCAGCACCACCCGGCCGGTCCTGCTGGCGGCTCTGATCTCGGTGCTGGCCGACAGCCGACTGTTCACTGCGGAAACCTTCCCCGCCTTTGTGCTGGGGCAAGTGCTTCTGGGCACAGCGATGGGGATCTACTGGCCGGCCATCGAGCTGGCGGTGCCCCTGAGCGCACCGCCTCTGCCCACCAGCCGTGGCTATGCCCTGGTGCGCACCGGTGATGCCCTCGGCGTGGCCCTTGGGGTGCTGCTGGGAGCCCTGATGGCGGGCAGCCGGCACCTGCGCGGCATCTATCTGGTGGACATCGTCTGCATGACGGTGGTGATCAGCCTGCTGCTGCGCTCACCCCTGCCCCTGGCGGCGCCCACCGGCGACCAGGATCGCCGCCTGCCCTGGCACCAGTGGGTGAAACCCCTGCTGCCCCTGCTGGGGGTCACGCTGCTGGCCACGGGCATGGTGTCACTGCTCCAGAGCGCCCTGCCTCTGGATCTGGTGCGGGGCGGTCTGGAGCGTGCGCCGCTGAGCGAGAGCCTCGGAGCCCTGCTGCTGGGACTCCAGCTCAGCCTGCTGCTGCTGTTCCAGTGGCCCCTGGGGCGCTGGCTGGGGGAGCGGCCGGTGTCCTTCGGGCTGGGCTGGAGCCTGCTGGGCTTTGCGTTCGGCAGCCTGTTGCTGGCCCTCTCCGCGCTGGGCTGGCAGAGCCTTTCCCTGCTGGTGCTGGCCCAGGTGCCCCTGGCGGCAGCGGCGGCGGCCTTCCTCCCCACCGCCAGCGAAGCGGTGATCGAGGTCACACCGGTCTCGCACCAGGGGATGGCCCTGGCCCTGTTCTCGCAGTGCTTCGCGATCAGCTCCTTCGTGGCCCCGCTGGTCGGGGGCTGGTTGCTGGAAAGCCAGCGGCATGGAGCCGGCCTCTGGCTGCTGATGACACTCCTGAGTCTGCTGGGGCTGCTGCTGGTGGGGCAGCTGAACCGCTTCCATCCCCACCCCGGTCAACGGCGGACCCGACCGCAGCCCTGA
- a CDS encoding proteasome-type protease: MPLSPLAGDVAGTDPGAGPPQQWSAPSDDLAVTYCVGLLLDEGLVMASDSRTNAGVDDFARFCKMTTFERPGDRVIVLLSSGSLAGTQAVVSLLKQRASRDDGAMTLWTAQTLFDVAVLVSDVMREIEHRDAPFLEGSAVRFNASFILGGQIKGEAPRLFRIYAEGNFIEAGDDTPFLQTGEAKYGKPILDRVITPATTMADATKCVLVSFDSTMRSNLSVGMPIDLICYERDSLAIHQRRRFQEGDPYFSALSTGWSAGVRQAFRDLPALEWS; this comes from the coding sequence ATGCCATTGTCCCCCCTGGCCGGGGACGTCGCCGGCACAGACCCTGGAGCGGGTCCGCCGCAACAATGGAGCGCCCCGAGTGATGACCTGGCCGTGACCTATTGCGTGGGCCTGCTGCTGGACGAGGGCCTGGTGATGGCCTCCGACTCCCGCACCAATGCCGGTGTCGATGATTTCGCCAGGTTCTGCAAGATGACCACCTTCGAGCGGCCCGGGGACCGGGTGATCGTGCTGCTCAGTTCCGGCAGCCTGGCCGGCACCCAGGCGGTGGTGAGTCTGCTGAAGCAACGGGCCAGCCGCGACGATGGCGCCATGACCCTGTGGACCGCCCAGACCCTGTTCGATGTGGCCGTGCTGGTGTCGGATGTGATGCGTGAGATCGAACATCGCGATGCCCCCTTCCTCGAGGGCAGTGCGGTGAGATTCAACGCCTCGTTCATTCTGGGCGGCCAGATCAAGGGAGAAGCCCCGCGGCTGTTCCGCATCTACGCCGAAGGGAACTTCATCGAAGCCGGCGACGACACGCCCTTCCTGCAGACCGGCGAGGCGAAATACGGCAAACCGATCCTCGACCGTGTGATCACCCCGGCCACGACGATGGCCGACGCCACCAAGTGTGTGCTGGTGTCCTTCGATTCCACCATGCGCAGCAATCTGTCCGTGGGGATGCCGATCGACCTGATCTGCTACGAGCGCGACAGCCTGGCGATTCATCAAAGGCGCCGCTTCCAAGAAGGCGATCCCTACTTCTCCGCCCTGAGCACCGGCTGGAGCGCCGGCGTCCGCCAGGCATTCCGGGACCTTCCAGCACTGGAATGGTCCTGA
- the ychF gene encoding redox-regulated ATPase YchF — MLKAGIVGLPNVGKSTLFNALVANAQAQAANFPFCTIEPNVGVVAVPDPRLKMLSDVSSSREIVPTRVEFVDIAGLVKGASQGEGLGNKFLANIREVDAIVHVVRCFEDDDVIHVSGAVDPVRDAEVINLELGLADLGQIEKRRERLKKQARTSKEAQAEDAALARIQAELEQGGAARNVELSEEEAPMLRPLGLLTAKPIIYATNVSEDDLAEGNPFSRAVEELARREGAEAVRISAQVEAELIELGEAERADYLEGLGVSEGGLQSLIHATYRLLGLRTYFTTGEKETRAWTITAGMTAPQAAGVIHTDFERGFIRAQTVAYAQLVEAGSLPEARNRGWLRSEGKEYVVQEGDVMEFLFNV, encoded by the coding sequence ATGCTCAAAGCCGGAATCGTGGGGCTGCCCAATGTGGGCAAATCCACCCTGTTCAACGCCCTGGTGGCCAACGCCCAGGCCCAGGCGGCCAATTTCCCCTTCTGCACGATCGAGCCGAATGTGGGCGTCGTGGCGGTACCCGATCCGCGGCTGAAGATGCTTTCGGATGTGTCCAGCTCCCGTGAGATCGTCCCCACCCGGGTGGAGTTCGTCGACATCGCCGGCCTGGTGAAAGGTGCCAGCCAGGGAGAGGGGCTGGGCAACAAGTTCCTCGCCAACATCCGCGAGGTCGACGCGATCGTGCACGTGGTGCGCTGCTTCGAGGACGATGACGTGATTCACGTGTCCGGGGCTGTGGATCCGGTGCGCGATGCCGAGGTGATCAATCTGGAGCTGGGGCTGGCGGATCTGGGCCAGATCGAGAAGCGCCGCGAGCGTTTGAAGAAGCAGGCGCGCACCAGCAAGGAGGCCCAGGCCGAGGATGCCGCCCTCGCGCGGATCCAGGCCGAGCTGGAGCAGGGCGGTGCCGCCCGCAACGTGGAGCTGAGCGAGGAGGAGGCGCCCATGCTCAGGCCCCTGGGGCTGCTCACCGCCAAGCCGATCATCTATGCCACCAACGTCTCGGAAGATGACCTCGCCGAGGGCAATCCCTTCTCCCGCGCCGTGGAGGAGCTGGCGCGCAGGGAAGGCGCCGAGGCCGTGCGCATCTCGGCCCAGGTGGAGGCGGAGCTGATCGAGCTGGGCGAGGCTGAGCGCGCCGATTACCTTGAGGGCCTCGGCGTGAGCGAGGGCGGGCTTCAGAGCCTGATCCACGCCACCTACCGCCTGCTGGGTCTGCGCACCTACTTCACAACCGGTGAGAAGGAAACCCGCGCCTGGACCATCACCGCCGGCATGACCGCCCCCCAGGCCGCCGGGGTGATCCACACCGATTTCGAGCGGGGGTTCATCCGCGCCCAGACCGTGGCCTATGCCCAGCTGGTGGAGGCCGGCTCCCTGCCCGAAGCCCGCAACCGCGGCTGGCTGCGCAGTGAGGGCAAGGAGTATGTGGTGCAGGAAGGCGACGTCATGGAGTTCCTGTTCAACGTCTGA
- a CDS encoding efflux RND transporter periplasmic adaptor subunit yields MLEQPPAPKLPEAALSPGVTTATGVGGLAPRHRWRRRLAAGAAALLLVVGGVTLWQRQRQAAKRSNLADFTVVAKRGSLPGVVSASGELEAGRSVNVSPKRGGVLESLFVDEGDRVTRGQPIALMDSGDLRQRELELGAQVRLAEAEESRARSDYERRLKLFDEGAISEDDIVSFRTRALTARASLDVARKRFNQRTVERDELTIRAPFDGVITQRFADPGAFVTPTTSASANAGASSSSVVELAQGLEVVAKVPENDIGRISVGQTASVRVDAFPDKRFAARVVKVAPRAVKNNNVTSFEVKLSLSDPNNLLRIGMTADIDFQTGSLPPQTLVPTVAVVTEEGRPGVLLVGKDNQPRFQPVTLGSSSGRNTQIISGLEEGTSVFIDLPPWAKKRGS; encoded by the coding sequence ATGCTCGAACAACCCCCAGCCCCGAAGCTGCCGGAAGCTGCGCTGTCTCCCGGCGTGACCACGGCGACCGGAGTCGGAGGCCTGGCTCCCCGCCACCGCTGGCGGCGGCGGCTGGCGGCCGGAGCCGCGGCCCTGCTGCTGGTGGTGGGTGGCGTGACTCTCTGGCAGAGGCAGCGCCAGGCCGCCAAGCGCAGCAACCTGGCTGACTTCACCGTCGTGGCCAAGCGCGGCTCCCTGCCGGGGGTGGTGAGCGCCAGCGGCGAGCTGGAGGCAGGCCGCAGCGTCAACGTGAGCCCCAAGCGCGGCGGGGTTCTGGAGTCGCTGTTCGTGGATGAAGGCGACCGGGTGACCAGGGGCCAGCCGATCGCCCTGATGGACAGTGGTGACCTGCGCCAGCGGGAGCTGGAACTGGGGGCCCAGGTGCGCCTTGCGGAGGCGGAGGAGAGCCGCGCCCGCTCCGACTACGAACGCCGTCTCAAGCTGTTCGATGAGGGGGCCATCAGCGAAGACGACATCGTCTCCTTCCGAACCCGAGCCCTCACGGCCCGGGCCTCACTGGACGTGGCGCGCAAACGATTCAACCAGCGCACGGTGGAACGTGATGAGCTCACGATCCGGGCTCCCTTCGACGGGGTGATCACCCAGCGATTCGCCGATCCCGGTGCCTTCGTGACTCCCACCACGTCCGCCTCGGCGAACGCCGGCGCATCCAGCTCCTCGGTGGTGGAGCTGGCCCAGGGGCTGGAGGTGGTCGCCAAGGTGCCCGAGAACGACATCGGCCGGATCAGCGTCGGCCAGACCGCCAGTGTGCGGGTGGATGCCTTTCCCGACAAGCGATTCGCCGCCCGGGTGGTCAAGGTGGCTCCGCGGGCGGTGAAGAACAACAACGTCACGTCGTTCGAGGTGAAACTCAGCCTCAGCGATCCCAACAATCTGCTGCGCATCGGCATGACGGCCGACATCGACTTTCAGACCGGCAGCCTCCCCCCACAGACCCTGGTGCCCACGGTGGCGGTCGTCACGGAGGAAGGACGGCCGGGCGTCCTGCTGGTGGGCAAGGACAACCAGCCCCGCTTTCAGCCGGTGACCCTGGGCTCGAGCAGTGGCCGCAACACACAGATCATCTCCGGTCTCGAGGAGGGCACAAGTGTGTTCATCGACCTGCCCCCCTGGGCGAAGAAACGGGGGTCCTGA
- the wecB gene encoding non-hydrolyzing UDP-N-acetylglucosamine 2-epimerase, which translates to MTATAPLVSIVLGTRPEAIKLAPVILAFQRDPGFRTRVVLTGQHREMVAQVMDLFGLTPDRDLALMTPKQTLTHVTCAALQGLREEFLEHRPDLVLVQGDTTTAFASALAAFYEQIPVGHVEAGLRTDNLLDPFPEEANRRLISQVALLHFAPTTVSEANLKASGVVGEILVTGNTVIDALLLMAAQAPLPQFPGLDWERQRVILATVHRRENWGERLTSIGQGFRQLLDSHPDTALLLPLHRNPTVREPLQELLGDHPRAHLCEPLDYDQLVGAIRGCTLLLSDSGGLQEEAPALGKPVLVLRRTTERPEAVTAGTARLIGTASESIVNEASRLLEDPQAYEAMAQAHNPFGDGQASGRILEASRRFLSGGRS; encoded by the coding sequence TTGACCGCCACCGCACCGCTCGTGAGCATCGTGCTGGGCACCCGGCCTGAAGCGATCAAACTGGCACCGGTGATCCTGGCGTTCCAGCGTGATCCGGGCTTCCGCACCCGGGTGGTGCTCACCGGTCAGCACCGGGAGATGGTGGCTCAGGTGATGGATCTGTTCGGGCTCACCCCCGATCGCGACCTGGCCCTGATGACCCCGAAGCAGACCCTCACCCATGTCACCTGCGCGGCTCTCCAGGGCCTGCGTGAGGAGTTTCTGGAGCATCGCCCCGACCTGGTGCTGGTGCAGGGCGACACCACCACCGCCTTCGCTTCAGCCCTGGCCGCCTTCTATGAGCAGATCCCCGTGGGTCACGTGGAGGCGGGGCTGCGCACCGACAACCTGCTCGATCCCTTTCCGGAGGAGGCGAACCGTCGCCTGATCTCCCAGGTGGCCCTGCTGCACTTCGCCCCCACCACGGTCTCCGAGGCCAACCTGAAGGCCTCAGGTGTGGTGGGGGAGATCCTGGTCACAGGCAACACCGTGATCGATGCGCTGCTGCTGATGGCCGCTCAGGCCCCCCTGCCGCAGTTCCCCGGGCTCGACTGGGAGCGACAGCGGGTGATCCTGGCCACCGTTCACCGCCGCGAGAACTGGGGGGAGCGGCTCACCAGCATCGGCCAGGGGTTCCGTCAGCTGCTGGACAGCCATCCCGACACGGCGCTGCTGCTGCCCCTGCACCGCAACCCCACGGTCCGGGAGCCCCTGCAGGAGCTTCTGGGCGATCATCCCCGCGCCCATCTCTGCGAACCGCTCGACTACGACCAGCTGGTGGGGGCGATCCGGGGCTGCACTCTCCTGCTCTCCGATTCCGGTGGTCTGCAGGAGGAGGCACCGGCCCTGGGCAAGCCCGTGCTGGTGCTGCGGCGCACCACGGAAAGGCCGGAAGCGGTCACGGCTGGAACCGCGCGGCTGATCGGCACCGCCAGCGAGTCGATCGTGAACGAGGCCAGCCGCCTGCTCGAGGATCCCCAGGCCTACGAGGCCATGGCCCAGGCCCACAACCCCTTCGGCGATGGTCAGGCCAGCGGTCGGATCCTGGAGGCCAGCCGCCGTTTCCTCAGCGGAGGCCGGAGCTGA
- a CDS encoding type IV pilus twitching motility protein PilT codes for MVESTAVRRPPPPPPAPSTEASVPSMPEVGRASFGDLPSSLEAIVAIADARGYSDVHLGVGESPRYRGQGVILPTGWPITDREQFQRWLEEILPASDLDHFQQCLDFDGAHAFPFARVRINLLESVRGPAMVLRLIPLEVPSLDQLAMPPVLKELATYPKGLVLMTGPTGCGKSTTLAAMIDWINRTVAKHVITIEDPVEFVHTSRTCLIRQRQVGHHTKRFHTALRAALREDPDVILIGEIRDRDTLSTALEAAQTGHLVFGTLHTNSAVRSVDRVMGLFDPQSKEQMRRELAESLLAVISQGLIRTRDGTRTAYHDLLVNTEACRDYIQRGDLDEVEQIMARSAFDGMQTINQSLAALVEAGTVAPREALSHSLKPNELAQTLRGRIS; via the coding sequence ATGGTCGAGTCCACTGCCGTCAGGCGGCCTCCCCCACCTCCGCCGGCACCCTCGACGGAAGCTTCCGTGCCTTCCATGCCGGAAGTGGGGCGAGCCAGCTTCGGCGATCTGCCGTCCAGCCTGGAAGCGATCGTGGCGATCGCCGACGCCAGGGGCTACTCCGATGTGCATCTCGGGGTCGGTGAATCCCCTCGCTACCGAGGCCAGGGAGTCATCCTGCCCACGGGTTGGCCCATCACCGATCGGGAGCAATTCCAGCGCTGGCTGGAGGAAATCCTCCCGGCCAGCGATCTGGATCACTTCCAGCAGTGCCTCGACTTCGATGGGGCCCACGCCTTTCCCTTTGCGCGAGTCCGCATCAACCTGCTGGAGAGCGTGCGCGGGCCCGCCATGGTGCTGAGGTTGATCCCCCTGGAGGTGCCGAGCCTGGATCAGCTGGCCATGCCGCCGGTTCTGAAAGAGCTGGCCACCTATCCGAAAGGGCTGGTGCTGATGACCGGTCCAACAGGCTGCGGCAAGAGCACCACCCTGGCGGCCATGATCGACTGGATCAACAGAACCGTCGCCAAGCACGTCATCACGATCGAAGATCCGGTGGAATTCGTGCACACCAGCCGCACCTGCCTGATCCGTCAGCGGCAGGTGGGACATCACACCAAGCGCTTCCACACGGCGTTGCGTGCGGCTCTCCGGGAAGATCCCGATGTGATCCTGATCGGTGAGATCCGCGATCGTGACACCCTCTCCACCGCCCTCGAAGCAGCCCAGACCGGCCACCTGGTCTTCGGCACCCTCCACACCAATTCAGCGGTGCGCTCGGTGGACCGGGTGATGGGCCTGTTCGATCCGCAGAGCAAGGAGCAGATGCGCCGGGAGCTGGCGGAATCCCTCCTGGCGGTGATCTCCCAGGGGCTGATCCGCACCCGGGATGGAACGCGCACCGCCTATCACGATCTGCTGGTCAACACCGAAGCCTGCCGCGACTACATCCAGCGGGGGGATCTCGATGAAGTGGAGCAGATCATGGCGCGCAGTGCCTTCGATGGGATGCAAACCATCAATCAGTCGCTTGCAGCCCTGGTGGAGGCTGGGACGGTGGCCCCCCGGGAGGCCCTCTCCCACAGTCTCAAGCCGAACGAACTGGCCCAGACGTTGCGCGGCCGGATCAGCTGA
- the tsaD gene encoding tRNA (adenosine(37)-N6)-threonylcarbamoyltransferase complex transferase subunit TsaD: MPTILAVETSCDESAAAVVRDRQVLASAVASQVEEHARWGGVVPEIASRRHVEALPQLVERVMAESDLGYADLDGIAATVAPGLVGALLVGSVTGRTLARLHDLPFLGVHHLEGHLCSVQLGDPLPAGPYLVLLVSGGHTELVRVEGVGAYRRLGRSHDDAAGEAFDKVARLMGLGYPGGPAIQAAAAAGDPERFPLPKGRVSRPEGGFHPYDFSFSGLKTAVLRLVQRLEQEQQPLPLADIAASFERVVVDVLVDRSCRCALDQGLDTVVLVGGVAANRRLRRTMQDRCDALGLQWRVAPLAYCTDNAAMIGVAAAARLAGGACSDCDLGVLARLPLEQAGSLYETRSGR, encoded by the coding sequence ATGCCCACCATTCTGGCCGTCGAAACAAGTTGTGACGAGTCCGCCGCCGCCGTTGTGCGTGATCGTCAGGTGCTCGCCAGTGCTGTGGCCTCCCAGGTCGAGGAGCATGCCCGCTGGGGAGGCGTGGTGCCTGAAATCGCCTCCAGGCGCCACGTGGAGGCCCTGCCCCAGCTGGTGGAGCGGGTGATGGCCGAATCGGACCTGGGGTATGCCGATCTCGACGGCATCGCCGCGACGGTGGCGCCGGGTCTGGTGGGGGCCCTGCTGGTGGGATCGGTCACCGGCCGGACCCTTGCCCGCCTGCACGACCTGCCCTTTCTGGGGGTGCACCATCTGGAGGGTCACCTCTGCTCGGTGCAACTGGGGGACCCTCTGCCAGCGGGTCCTTACCTGGTGCTGCTGGTCAGCGGCGGTCACACCGAGCTGGTGCGGGTGGAGGGGGTCGGGGCCTACCGGCGCCTCGGACGCAGCCATGACGACGCGGCCGGTGAGGCCTTCGACAAGGTGGCGCGGCTGATGGGACTGGGTTATCCCGGAGGCCCCGCCATCCAGGCGGCGGCAGCCGCCGGCGATCCAGAGCGCTTCCCCCTGCCCAAGGGCCGGGTGTCCAGGCCTGAGGGTGGCTTCCATCCCTACGACTTCAGCTTCAGTGGCCTGAAAACCGCGGTGCTGCGGCTGGTGCAGCGCCTGGAGCAGGAGCAGCAGCCGCTGCCGCTGGCCGACATCGCCGCCAGTTTCGAGCGGGTGGTGGTGGATGTGCTGGTGGATCGCAGCTGCCGTTGCGCCCTGGATCAGGGGCTGGACACCGTGGTGCTGGTGGGCGGGGTGGCGGCCAACCGCCGCCTGCGCCGGACCATGCAGGACCGTTGCGATGCCCTCGGTCTGCAGTGGCGTGTCGCTCCCCTGGCCTACTGCACGGACAACGCCGCGATGATCGGCGTGGCGGCCGCGGCTCGCCTGGCCGGCGGGGCCTGCAGCGACTGCGATCTGGGGGTTTTGGCAAGGCTGCCGCTCGAGCAGGCCGGCAGCCTTTACGAAACACGGTCAGGTCGTTAA
- a CDS encoding Photosystem I reaction center subunit III encodes MRRLFAVLISALLLFGFASVANADVAGLTPCAESSRFQQRASSAATPQAKARFEMYSQAVCGPDGLPHLIVDGRWSHAGDFMIPGIAFLYIAGCIGWAGRSYLQAIRGSKDATMREIQIDLPLALKSTLAAATWPLAAFGEFTSGKLLESDSKITISPR; translated from the coding sequence ATGCGCCGTCTTTTCGCCGTTCTGATTTCCGCCTTGCTGCTGTTCGGCTTCGCCTCCGTGGCCAACGCCGACGTCGCCGGGCTCACCCCCTGTGCTGAGAGCTCACGCTTCCAGCAGCGGGCCAGCTCCGCGGCCACCCCGCAGGCCAAGGCACGCTTCGAGATGTACAGCCAGGCCGTCTGCGGTCCTGATGGGCTGCCCCACCTGATCGTGGATGGCCGCTGGAGCCATGCGGGCGATTTCATGATCCCCGGCATCGCCTTCCTCTACATCGCTGGCTGCATCGGCTGGGCTGGCCGCTCCTACCTGCAGGCGATCCGCGGCAGCAAGGACGCCACCATGCGTGAGATCCAGATCGACCTGCCCCTCGCCCTCAAGAGCACCCTGGCCGCCGCCACCTGGCCCCTGGCCGCCTTCGGCGAGTTCACCAGCGGCAAGCTGCTGGAGTCGGACTCCAAGATCACCATCTCGCCTCGCTGA
- the psaJ gene encoding photosystem I reaction center subunit IX, which translates to MKKFLTTAPVFAAIWFTITAGIMIEFNRFFPDLLFHPL; encoded by the coding sequence ATGAAGAAATTTCTGACCACCGCCCCGGTGTTCGCTGCCATCTGGTTCACGATCACCGCCGGGATCATGATCGAGTTCAACCGCTTCTTCCCCGACCTGCTCTTCCATCCCCTCTGA
- the gmk gene encoding guanylate kinase: MGSPSMPGRLTVISGPSGVGKGTLVAALLKRHPALWLSVSATTRAPRPGEIDGTTYRFLDRGRFEAQVQAGGFLEWAEFAGNLYGTPRAPVEEHLAQGQSVVLEIELEGARQVRRSFPAGFQVFIKPPSFEELERRIRGRGTEGEQAIQRRLSRAQQELEAEAEFDAVLVNGDLDQAICSLEGLLNLA; the protein is encoded by the coding sequence ATGGGATCGCCTTCAATGCCAGGACGGCTCACCGTGATCAGCGGCCCCAGTGGTGTGGGCAAGGGCACCCTCGTGGCGGCTCTTCTGAAGCGTCACCCCGCGCTCTGGCTGTCGGTCTCGGCCACCACCCGGGCGCCCAGACCAGGTGAGATCGACGGGACCACCTATCGCTTTCTCGATCGCGGGCGCTTCGAGGCCCAGGTGCAGGCTGGTGGCTTCCTGGAGTGGGCCGAATTCGCCGGCAACCTGTACGGCACGCCGCGCGCCCCGGTGGAGGAGCATCTGGCCCAGGGACAATCGGTGGTGCTGGAGATCGAACTGGAGGGAGCCCGTCAGGTGCGGCGCAGTTTTCCAGCCGGGTTCCAGGTGTTCATCAAGCCCCCCAGCTTCGAGGAGCTGGAGAGGCGCATCCGTGGGAGGGGCACCGAGGGCGAGCAGGCCATCCAGCGGCGGCTCAGCCGTGCTCAACAGGAACTCGAGGCGGAGGCGGAATTCGATGCGGTGCTGGTGAACGGTGACCTGGATCAGGCGATCTGCAGCCTGGAAGGGTTGCTCAACCTCGCGTGA
- a CDS encoding NFACT family protein: protein MAPQTQPNLAIQAMDLTTLRAVLAELRPLLVPARFEKAQQPSPHTLQLGLRGLSGMRWLEISWLAAAPRLMAIDPPPKQGDGSTLARVLQHGLGGLALVAIEQAGFERVVDLHFAPRPGEPSGRRLVVELMGRHSNVFLLDAQGRVVSLARQVREQQSRLRPIASGSSYVRPPALRSDPPSLEESQERWQRRLLLVPVSLRQALQQTYQGISPALALQLADQGLEPAEELLARPVGALTQEQWSHLWARWQRWLQDLEQERFGWDVDDSSCGSGGSGRYRCWGTACCGPVNAPLAAYYRQRLGQEELQRRRASLELKLLAAREREERQRQQQQDLLDQVDGGDDLSRQADALLCLAAPSRDQVAEAQALYRRARRLRRSVVSITPRLELHQRQLERIDASLAFLALHGPELNPGDARGMDLDDALSQLEALEQESEELLVRGGSEGRRSGRRSPPRSAAASTPSPLELLTPGGLRVQVGRNHRQNEWISLRQARRGDLWFHAQECPGSHVMLKSSAAEAADADLQLAADLAAHFSRARHNGRVPVLKVPCDQLQRIAGAAAGTVTHRGGEVVWASPQRAAHWLAEAESVPKVPAEPGP from the coding sequence ATGGCGCCCCAGACCCAGCCGAACCTGGCCATCCAGGCCATGGACCTCACCACCTTGAGGGCGGTGCTGGCGGAGCTGCGTCCCCTGCTGGTGCCGGCCCGCTTCGAGAAGGCCCAGCAGCCCAGCCCCCACACCCTGCAGCTTGGACTTCGAGGTCTGAGCGGGATGCGCTGGCTGGAGATCAGCTGGCTGGCGGCGGCCCCCCGGCTGATGGCGATCGATCCACCACCGAAGCAGGGGGACGGCAGCACCCTGGCCCGGGTGCTGCAGCACGGGCTGGGGGGGCTGGCCCTTGTGGCGATCGAGCAGGCGGGCTTCGAGCGGGTGGTGGATCTGCATTTCGCACCCCGACCCGGGGAGCCCAGTGGCCGCCGTCTGGTGGTGGAGCTGATGGGCCGTCACAGCAATGTGTTTCTGCTCGATGCCCAGGGACGGGTGGTGAGCCTGGCCCGCCAGGTGCGGGAGCAGCAGTCACGGCTGCGGCCGATCGCCAGTGGCTCCAGTTACGTGCGTCCGCCGGCCCTGCGGTCGGATCCCCCCAGCCTCGAGGAGTCCCAGGAGCGCTGGCAGCGGCGGCTGCTGCTGGTGCCCGTGTCCCTTCGTCAGGCCCTGCAGCAGACCTACCAGGGAATCAGTCCGGCCCTGGCGCTGCAGCTGGCCGATCAGGGGCTGGAACCGGCGGAGGAGCTGCTGGCCCGACCGGTGGGAGCGCTCACCCAGGAGCAGTGGTCTCACCTCTGGGCGCGGTGGCAGCGCTGGCTGCAGGACCTGGAGCAGGAGCGCTTCGGCTGGGACGTCGATGACTCCAGCTGTGGCTCTGGTGGCTCAGGCCGTTACCGCTGCTGGGGTACCGCCTGCTGTGGCCCCGTGAACGCCCCCCTGGCGGCCTACTACCGCCAGCGGCTGGGCCAGGAGGAGCTGCAGCGACGGAGGGCAAGCCTGGAGCTGAAACTCCTGGCCGCCCGGGAGCGCGAGGAACGCCAGCGCCAGCAGCAGCAGGATCTGCTCGATCAGGTGGACGGCGGGGATGATCTGAGCCGTCAGGCCGACGCTCTGCTCTGCCTGGCGGCACCCAGCCGCGACCAGGTGGCCGAAGCCCAGGCCCTCTACAGGCGTGCCCGGCGGCTGCGGCGCTCGGTGGTCTCGATCACCCCCCGGCTGGAGCTGCATCAGCGCCAGCTGGAGCGGATCGACGCCAGCCTGGCCTTCCTCGCCCTGCATGGCCCCGAGCTGAACCCCGGCGACGCCCGGGGCATGGATCTGGACGACGCCCTCAGTCAACTCGAGGCCCTCGAGCAGGAGAGCGAGGAGCTGCTGGTCCGGGGTGGCTCCGAAGGACGCCGCTCAGGACGCCGCTCCCCGCCCCGCTCAGCCGCGGCCAGCACCCCGTCCCCGCTGGAGCTGCTCACCCCCGGCGGACTGCGCGTGCAGGTGGGCCGCAACCACCGGCAGAACGAGTGGATCAGCCTGCGCCAGGCCCGCCGGGGCGACCTCTGGTTCCACGCCCAGGAATGCCCGGGCAGCCACGTGATGCTCAAGTCCTCGGCCGCGGAGGCCGCCGACGCCGATCTTCAGCTGGCCGCTGATCTGGCCGCCCACTTCAGCCGGGCCCGTCACAATGGGCGGGTTCCGGTGCTGAAGGTGCCCTGCGATCAGCTGCAACGAATCGCGGGAGCTGCCGCCGGCACCGTGACCCACCGAGGGGGAGAGGTGGTCTGGGCCTCGCCTCAGCGAGCCGCCCACTGGCTCGCTGAGGCGGAATCTGTGCCTAAGGTCCCTGCGGAGCCAGGGCCATGA